Genomic DNA from Alicyclobacillus fastidiosus:
CCCGGCCCCCTTGGGGGTGTTCATATGACGCCAGAACAACAAGAAGCAGAACAACGGTTCAACGAACAGTGGGACAATGTTATGAGAGCCTTCTATCTCGCCTTGTACTTTATGTTTCGACACATCAAGCATCGTTGGAAAGTTGCACTATCAACACTGGTTGTGTGGTCGCTATGTTACGCGATGATTCGCTATTTACCCACTCTTTCATGGCACATCCCTGCTGGTGTCGTGTTGGCTGCTCTTCTTGTGAATATTTTCATTTCGATGCGCGCTGAACAGGGTCAAGTCCACGTTCATCCGTACGCAGTCGAGGATGCGTTGAAGGCTTGCGGTCTCTGGGACTCAACGCACTATCGCCGTCCACGGTTACTGGCTCACAAGACGTTGCCCGGTGGCGATATTCAATTGACGTTCGATGCCTCTGTGCCAGAGGACACATGGCCTGCCGTTGAGTCAAGATTTTGCGGTTCGTTTGGGATTCGCAAATTCCGTAGAGTTTTCCGCAATTCCAAAAATCAAATTAACCTTGTGTTGGCTTCGGGACAACTCAGACGGCCAACGACCGATGTTGCAAAACTTGTTGCCTATGCACGACAACATCACGTTGTTCCAATGGGCGAAGGGTTCAATGGCATCGAGACATGGGACTACATAACTAGCCCCTCACTTCTAATATGCGGCATGACCGGAAGCGGCAAGTCATCGTTGCTCCGTGTCATCTTATCGTTGCTAGTCGTTCAAGGATGTCAAATCATCCTCGTGGACGGAAAAGCCGGAGTAGATTATCAACCTCTGCTCCCTTACCTCGCCGAACCAGTCGCACAGGATGTTGAGGGATCGTTGCCACTGTTTGAAGGTGCATGGGCAGAGCATAGTAGACGCCTCACACTGCTACTGGAGACTGGTTTCTCGTCGCTAGCAGAGGCTCATGGCCACGGTCAACTGTTGGACGTCGCGGATTTGTTCGTCGTCGTTGATGAGTATCTCATATTTTCATCAGGTGCAAAGGAAAAGGCGATGAAAGAGGCTGGTGCAAAGTGTCTCAGCATTGTCGAGAAACTTGCCGTCGCAGGCAGAGCCAGTGGTGTCCATTTGATCCTAAGCACCCAATACGGCACGACCGATGTCCTCGGCAGTCAAGTTAAACAGCAACTATTTCGCGTCACAGGCAGGCTGGAAGATGAATTGGCGAGCAAAACGATCTTATCTTTGCCCGGTGCCGAAGCCATTCCACCCACAGAAAAGGGACATTTTGTGTACCGCAACGGCGAAGAACTGCAACATTTTTTTGCTTATCACGTGGATGACCTTCACGACATTTTGTCATACGCATCACGCAAAGATGAGAACGTTGCTTCAACAAATGGGTGAGAAGGAGTTGACAGAGCATGACTTTCAAAAGCAAAGCTTATGTTTGTGGTATTTTGCAGAAAGTCTACGAAAAAGGCTTACACCTAGATCAGGTCATGGCGGATGGTGGGTACACCTCAACAGGAGATGAGCTGCTGTCAACAACGGTTTGAAACTCCTCAAAATCATCGGCCGAAAATTCCCCAGTTTTATCGGTTATACCTCAGCGCCTAGCGAGTCATCGGTTTACCGTCTTCGCCTATGTGCAAGAACCCGGCCTTCTTCTTCTCCTGAATCCTGAAGCTCTCTCCACGGATATTTACCGTGGTAGAGTGGTGTAAGATGCGATCCAGAATTGCTGTTGCAAGCACATTGTCTCCAAAGATATCTCCCCACTCGGAATAGGACTTGTTTGAAGTGAGGACCATTGCCCCTTTTTCGTATCGTTCCGCCACGAGCTGAAAGAATAAATGTGCCGCAGCATTATTCATCTTTCGGTACCCAATCTCGTCTACAATCAGCAGCGCTGGCTTGGTATATTGCCGCAGTTTACGGCGAATGGTTCCTTTCTCATGTGCCTCTTCAAGTGACTCAACTAAATCATTTGCTGTGGTGAAGTAGACTGAATGCCGTTGGCGAATCGCCTCCAGTCCGAGTGCTACAGCAAGATGTGTTTTCCCAACGCCCGGTGGCCCTAAGAAAATCACGTTCTCTTGGTGGCTCAGAAAGCGCATGGTCGCTAAATCGCGCATTCTTCGCTCGTCAACGGAGGGTTGAAATGTGAAGTCAAACTCCTCAAGCGTCTTCTGAAACGGAAGCCTGGCGAAACGAGTCCGCGTGAGTATAATGCGTTCGTATTTGGCACGCAGTTCCTCCTGCAGGAGATTGTCCAAGAATTCAAGGTAAGATATATTTTCTTTGGAAGCCTGCTCAGCATGCTGGTAAAGGACCTCGGGTAGCCGAGACCACCCTAATTCTTCGCATGCGTGCTGAATTCGTTGTTCAAGCATCAGCGTACGACCTCCTCTTTCAGAAGACGGTCATACACCGAGAGCGGGCGACGCATCACTTCGGGTGCTGGATTTTCAATGAGGCGTGGGATAGGTTGGGGAACCTTTTGTTTGCCTCCTGCGAGAATCCCCTCGAAGTGTTTTTTGTTCCTCGAAACCTGGTGCTTGCCTGTGCACTTTGTGTGTTCGGCGACCAGCTTTCCAGCGTGGAAGAACCGGATTACACCGTTACGCTCATCCTGTATTTCAACCATATAGCCCACCAATGGATACGGCACAGAGTAACGATTTGTTTCGTATGTAACCAACGCGTCAGAAGGTACTTTGCGTAGATGACGCTCCGCACTTTCAAAGGGCATTGTATTCATCGGTAGAAGTTGTTCTTCTGGGAACCTGTCTATTGGCCGTTGGTGAGTGGTGCCATGGACGCGGACATTCGCCACCGTGTCTAACCAGTACCTTACTTGCCGGTTCAAATCATCAAGCCCAGTGAACGTTCGGACTCTTGGCCAGAAGTTCCTTCGGACGTATTTGACCCCATTTTCCACCTTTCCCTTCGTACGAGCGCGGTAGGGTTTACAGCGCCTGACCTTAAACCCATGGTGTGCTGCAAAGGCGGCGAACCGCTCATTCCAAATCGGCTTGCCTCGGTCATCCTGACCGGCCACCACAGTCTTCATGTTATCGTATAGACATGTCGCGGTTATTCCATTGAAATATGCCGCGGCCCTTACATGGCAACCCATGAGTGTTTCTAGCTTCTCATTCTCCGTAAATTCTAAGTACATCATGCGAGAGTAGCCCAATACCATCACAAACGCATAAATCCTCTTCCTGTGTCCATGCCAGTTCACTGTGAAGCTACCCCAGTCTACCTGAGCTTGTTCACCGGGCAGCGTCTCGAATCGTGTGGTAGCCTTCTCTTCAACGGCTTGCCGGTGCGGCTTCATAAATACACGCAGTTGCGTCATTCCACCGTCATATCCCATCTCTGAAATCTCATCAAAGATAACGGTCGCGTTCACGCAACCCTCGCTCATACGCTGCAACACGTATTCCCGGTACGGGTCAATTTTCTTTGGTTTGTAAGTGCCACGTTTATATATACCGGGGGCGGATTCTCGTAACCACTTACGAACCGTTTTTCGGTCGCGTCCGACTTCGCGGGCAATTTGTGACACACTCATACCCTTATCATGCATATCCCTAATCACAAAAAACTCCCCATTCTTGACCAAGATTCTCTCCCCTCCAGGGGAGATTGTCAGGTTTTAGGTAGGGAATTTTCAACCGATTATATTGAGGATTTTACAACCGATGTTCACACTGCAAAGCTTGCTAGGCCCCATTAAGACCGTTGCTTGTCGCATCGAGGCTGATTATGGTTCCCTCAGTGATGGGGCCGTTTGGTATTACGGAGATGCTTTACGAGACGCTGTGTGGGCTATTAGGGATTGGGCAATCACTAACCAACTGAAAGAAACTCAACAACCAGTTTGGGATGCGTTTGTTGAGTTCCACGACGCACTTGACCACGCCGTGTTCATCGCTGATGTTTGCGAGTTACGGCACAACTGGCAGCACACAGCGTAACACCAACGGGCGGGGATTGATTCCTCGCCCTATGTATTCCCTCATATAGGACTCTTGACGCCTTTACCTCTTATAATATACTTTCTCTCAACATGTACCCGACGACAGATCCTCTTTCAACTAAGAAATCCAAAATAATCAAAACATCCCGCTTGTGTTTGTGCCGTCTTCTGATATCCTCTCGGTTTTCATGAATGTGCTTTTTGAGAATACATTCTAAATAATAGACGGTGTTTGTATATAATTCCGACTTCCATAATCCCCCATTGTTACATAACATTTCTGAAATCCAAACTAATCCAGCGGATAAATAGCTGCTACCAACACCGTTTAACAGCTTTGCAAGTGAGTATAATGTAGATGGGAAGTAACCTCTTTCTTTCGTAATATCTTTAAAAAACCTCTTATTGTCTTCTCCAAAGGTTTTCCATTCAGTGGCATTTTCTTTCCACCGGACACTTGCGAACAAATAACTCTTTAGAATATTGCCCGTATACCAATTCTCCTCTTCCCCCACTTTAGTTAGTTCAATCACTTTGTGATAAAAGAAATACCATACTGCCCAAAACTTATTTATCGTTCTAAGACTATCTTCAGCGAGAATAAATTGATTAAATAACTCTGCAATAATCTTCGAGTCAGTAAATTTTTCATCAACAAAAGGCGCTAAATATAATGGTATGTACTTTTCATCACAACTTAGTACCAAGTGTGATAATTTCACTAAGAAATCATGCTGAACAGAATAGCTAATCCTATCTTCACTTTTATCCAACATCAAATCAGTTGCAAATTTAGATATTATGTCTTGTGCGACTTGTAAATGTCCAACATCATTAGTACCCAATGGGATTAATTGAAAAGCAACTATTAAGTATTCCGATTCGATATCCCCAATACATCCCAAGTCGTGTACACGGATTTCTTTATCTAAAATCTTTTGTATGTCCATTTCATACTCGTTCAAAAACGCCTGAACTAATTCATTTTGACCCACGCGATAAATGCTTTGCCTACGCATTTCTTCAAAGAGTTTTGTACGAATAGACTCGTATTTTGGAATTAAAAATAGATAGCCCATCAAAATAGAATTGGCATCCTCAAAACTCAGATTCCATAAATCCTTCGATATTGCATTAACGGAGAAGTCCGCAAAATCGGCATACATACCAATACTGTGCCGATCAAAAAGTATCATCAGCAAAATAAACTTTACAATGTCACTTTCATCAGGAAATTCCCTTATTAATATGGGTAACACGGAAATTGCAGACTCGACACCATCTGATATTTGGTATTGATAGTTCGGTCTAAACGACGAAGTAGCTGCATTTACTATAGTTTCTTTGCAAAATGCTTTATCTTCGTCAGTCAGCAAATTAGCAAAATCTCTAATTAAAACAGAACAAACCTCCGCAGGAATTGAATGATTAAACGAGGAAAACGCCTCGTAATCATATTTGTTTCCAATATCATCCGTCTTTTCAAATTCCGCTATAATATCTCTTGATTCCGCAAGTGCCAGTGTAGGATTATCCTCGTACCTAATGTACTGCTTATACTGTTCTTCATGTCTAATTCTATAATGTGCCCAAAGCTTTAACTCAGTGTATTTCATCCTGTCTGAGCTTTGTTTCAATGAGGCTTCACTGTACTCACGAACCTCTGGTTCCAACTCCGGATTAAAGCTTATAAGAATAGCCCCGTCCTTTTCTTCTAAAGTAGGATTCATTTTTCTCCTGTCCATTCTTGCCAAGTACAGCTTCCATGTCTTTGTACGTTCATTTTCAGAGGACGTCTCCGACAAGTCCGCATAGTGTGTATCAAAAACATCCCAAATAGTTTGTAGTCTCTGGGCTGATTCTTCTTCACTAACTTCTTCAGTTCTAAAGAATTGGTATTCAAGTGCAACATTTTCAAGGCTCTTTGCCCTATGTTTATCACTACAGGTTCCGATACGTTCATCTTGGTGAAGTTTGGAATTTGAATTCACCCCGTATCCGATCGAGTAGTTTAGCTTTGCAGTTTGATCATGTATCATTCTTTGGGTATCGTGAAAAAATAAATCCTTTGATTTAAATAAGTCGATTGCAACATTGAATGTCTTCCCTGGATACGCTAGAACAACACTTACGACAATTGCAGTTATGGAAGCTGACTTTGAATTTTTAAGTAAATATAAAAGCCAATTTTGTAGTACCTCGGCATCTATATTTTTCGCAGCCTCGAGAAGTACCTTTTCCAAAGCCATGTGCATTGATTCTAAGACATCTGGGGCAACTTCAGTCCCCCGGTACATATTCCATAATCTGCCGCAAATATATTGCTTATAAACTTTATCTTCAATATAAAGCTCAGTCGTTGTAACTTCATTTCTTGCGAATTCTGATTTAGCGAAGCATTCGACTGTCTTATTGGTAAAATCCAATATGAAATTAACTGTCTGTGAAAATGCGATTTGTAATAACCAATAAATTGGCGTTTGATATGCACTCGCAGGAGAATAACTGTCTAATTGGTCATCAATACAGAAATATTGCTCAACACCTGAGCTCCATTGGAAACTATCTATTTCTTCGCAAGAGCGAAACCAAAATAAGTCCCCTAGCTTAAGTACGTAATCTGGTAAGACCTTCATAACTTCGACGCTAATAAAACTTTTAGTCAATATTGTTTCAATCAAGCCATAGTGAGGCGAACTGTGGTCTTTTGATTTATTTGCTAGTACCTCATCAAATATGGATATTAGCTCCGTCTTTATTTCGCCAGTGCAATACAGGATAGTCTCCAGAATCTTATCCCTTGTGTCTTCACTGCGCGCAATATGAATATCTCTTTGTACTAGCCAGAAATAGTATTTAAGAGCAATCAGACCTGATAACCTTGTAGTTTCTCCTTGCCTAAATTTCGAAGACCAATCGTGTACGATAGGCAAGACAAAACGAATATTTTCAAGGCCAATTTCATCGAGATGTTCATATACAAATTTTATAAATCCGTTCCATCCACTCCCTTTTGGACTAGTAAAGATATATTTAGCAGACAGAAGATCAACGTTTTTCATTCCCATCTGCTTAAAAAAGTCATTGTCGACTTCTTTACAAGCAATTCTTAATAGGAACGAAATCCTTTGTAACAATTTCTGGTGTTCACCCAAAAACATCCTGTTTAAAGAATTAAAAAAGTACTCCGAGTAGTCACAGAGCAGCACTGATATCACTGCTTCATCCTTCCAGAAACTCGCTACACTATCGTCTTCAATGAGTTCTTCAACGAATTCCTTTGATGAATCAACTTCGAGAAACAGCTTTTCTGATATCCAATTCCTAAAGCTTCTCCTAATTGCAAGCGAATCGCCGATTCTTTGAATAAAATTGAAGTTGCTTTCTTTTTTAATATACTCAGACTCTATAATTCTTTCTAATGCCCATTCTTCATAAATATCATGTGTAATAAAGTAGCCTGCTGTCTGATAACCAAGAATTCCATCCTCCACCAGCGACTCTAGACTTGAATTATTCGAATCCAATGTCATGAAAAATTGGTTTTCATTTGCCCTCTTAAAAGCAATCTGCAAAAAACACTGCTCCCTTGAAGGCTTTGCCTTTCTTATCACTTTATTCCACAATAACTCTTTAAATTTTAAATACCCGATGTTATCTCCTTCTGTATAGAATTTTAAATACTCATTTAAATAAAACGGATTTGTAATAAGTTCTAACAACCTATAATCGTTCGGAAGACTAAAATTATACTCTTCCGCAATACAGTTAAGGTCTTCTCGGCTTAACTTATCAATGTGAAACTTCAATGGCGCTAACTGATAATTATCGATAAAGAGAACATCAAGATCGATCAAGTATTGGCTACGTACAGTAAAAACAAGTGTCCATTCATTTTGAATCATTACCGAAAGAAAACGTCTAAAAGGATTGGTTTCATTTAAATCGACTAACTTTTCGGCAGAGTCAACAACGAATATCTTTTCGCTATCATCTTTATGAGCCTTGATAAAATCATTTAAATTGGAACCCCAAAATAAAAGATCAATGTTAGAAATATCAAATTGATTTGCCTTCAACATGTAAAAAGGAATAGTATCATTTAGAACATTGTACAGATTCTTGATGACTGCGGTTTTTCCAACTCCTCCTTCACCACTTAATACGATCATTGATTTTTGCCTAATATCAGTTATGAGGTTTTGTAGAAGTTCATCTCTATCCAGTTCTATTTTGTGTTCATCGAAAGAAATAGTGGTCTGAATTTCCGATAACAAATATTCAGTGTGTTCCCTCATGTTCGTAATTGCGTCAATAACAGTCTTTTCTAAGCTGAAGAAGTATTGGGAAATAAGCTGATTTTCGGTTGTTACGAATGGTGATTCAAAAAAACTGGCTGTTCTCCATTCTATGTCAATGTTTAATTTGTTAGCCGCTTCCTCTACATCAAGCTTAACCTGAGGATCATTGTGAAGTCTCCCTTGGCCCCACTCTTGATTCGTAAAAAAGACAATCTTTGTTAAATCAGGATAGTCCCTGTTGCTTTTTTTCACCATGTCAATCAGATCCGCTTTATGTTGCGATAAAGTAGTCTCGTAGAATTTAGCCTGCCATCCTACAACGTCATCTTCTTGTGTTACAGGATTTGTCTCAATTCCCGATTGATTTTTATAACGAAAGATACCTATGGGTAATCTGAACTCAACACAAAAAAGTAAATAACACAGCCATTCAAAATTACTTTGCGGGTTCTCACTAAATTTTGCTTTAAATACATCCCAATCTGGTTTAGCTATCACTATATTTGACTCTCCTATTCCGAGCAAAAGTGATTCCATTTTCAATGCTAACACAGTGATTTCACCAATAAAAAGATTAAACCCTAATTTTAAAACTAACGCCAATCTAGATGATTCATCTGTAGCTCAATAACTAAAGGTTCGCTTCGCCCACTTGCCTAAGATGCGGATGGATGATTGATGCATCTAGACTCCCAAACCGCACTGCATTTTAATCCGGTAGAAGCACGCTAACGTGTCCACGATAAATGCCTTACAAGTACGGTCGTCATGACCTGCTTTATCCTCATCTTACCAAATCTGTTTGATTTCGCTTTCCATGCTACTTCCCCGCACCGCTTCAATTCTTACGACTGGGATTCCATAACTCATCCGATTCATCCTCCTTGCTGTCACAACCCTGTTGGAGGCTGCGTCGAGGCGAACAAATCACCCGACTAGGGCTCCATGCAAAGACGTAAGGCGGTACCACAACGAAACATGTTTCTCGTTGAGTGAAGATAAGGAGACGCTCCTTTGTGTGGAGAGGGGTGGGTGTTAGCCTCGATAAAGTGTAGTAGGTAAAAAGCGGAGGTTTTTTTACATTTCATGGTCGTTTCTCTCGGCGTTTGGTCTAAGCTCTCTATGATTCTAAATTTGATAACCCAATTTGGAGGCTTCCGAATGTCTATCAAAGCAATTGGCTACACCCGTTCATCGATTGAAAGCCATGAAGCTTTAGTAACGCAACTGATGGCAATCCATGAATATTGCTTAAAACGGGGACACGTTTTGGACAAGAACTGTATGGATACCAGTGATACTTGTTCAGATTTGAGAATTTGTTCTCCGCCCTTTCATCAGCTCACTACGATGTCTTGGTCGTAATCTTGACCGCCTCTCCCGTGATACATGTACTCTGGTGATTTTGGGAGAGTTTTTGGCGAGTTTAGGTGCCCGGGTGGAAACTATTGATTCAGGAGACACTTTTTGATGTGTTTAGTCTAAACTTTATTTACCTACCAAAAAAGGAGGAACCGAAATGACATTACGAGCAGCAGCCTACACTCGCTACTCGTCGGATAACCAGCGAGAAGAGAGCATCGATGCTCAAATTCGTGCCATCACTGAGTATTGCCAACGAAGGGATTACTTATTGGTAAACAACTACATTGATGAAGCAAAGAGCGCAACCAGCGATCAACGTCCCAACTTTCAACGAATGATTGCCGATGCAAAACAGGACAGATTTGACGTTTTAATCGTTCACAAGCTTGATCGATTCGCCCGTGATCGTTACGATTCGGCATTCTACAAACGTGAACTAAAGCGAGCCGGAGTACGCATTGAAAGTGTTCTAGAGCACCTTGATGATTCGCCTGAGTCAATCATTTTGGAAAGCATTCTGGAGGGCATGGCTGAATACTACAGCAAAAATCTTGCCCGTGAAGCACTAAAAGGTATGCGTGAAAATGCGCTTAAAGCCAAACATGTTGGAGGAAAGCCGCCATTTGGTTACAGAGTAAACCCAGACACAATGCTGCTGGAGATTGATGAACATGCCGCAACAGCGGTACGCATCTACTTTAACGGCGTGGCATCTGGACGTTCAACCACCGACATAGCAAATGAATTGAACGAACGAGGGTTCAGAACTCAATCGGGCAGGAGATTCACGCGGAACAGTTTTGATGGTTGGGCGCGGAACAGGAAATATGCAGGCACCTATGTTTGGAATGTGAAGTCATCCAAAGACGCTCGAAATAAGCGAAACAACCATAAGGAACGTCCCATTGATGAACAAACAATCATCGAAGATGCCCTTCCACCTATCATTGATAAAGCTTTATTCGATAAAGTGGGCAAAATCATGGAACAGCGCAAATTGCATCCCGGACGCATGAAAGCTAAGGAAACATACTTTCTTTCAGTCAAACTGGTCTGCGGTCAATGCGGGGCAATTTACCGAGGTGAATCATACCGCAACTCTAAAAGCAGTCAAGGTACTCGCCTCAAATTTTACAAGTGCGGCGGAAGGTGCGGGAATGCAAATCTACGTAAAGTAGAGATTGAAGACATTGTAATTGAATTTCTCGTACACGAAGTCTTCAACGATGTTGTTATACAACAAATTGCAGAACAAGTGGTTCGACTGTACCAAACTCGGGTAGGACAAGCTTCATCCGACAAAACTCCGATCCGAAACGAAATTGCCGAGTTGGATAAAAAAATCGACAACTGGATCCAAGCAATCGGCCAAGGCATTTTGGATCAAAATATGCTGGCCACATATATCAAGGAGGCCACGCAGCGCAAAACAGCGCTCAAATCAGAACTCGCACGCATCGAAGCAACGGAGGCGGCGCAAAGTTTGAATGAGTCCGATGTTATATCGTGGTTACATGACAAAAGACATTCCTTGTTCTCACTCGATGATAGCGTGAAAAAGAACGCCGTTCAAGCAATGATCGAAAAAGTGGTCATCATGCCCTCTAAGAGCATTGACGACCACTCAATCGAAATTTCGTGCAGGTTTTTCAATGGTGGAGGCGACGGGAATCGAACCCGCGTCCGAAGATCTCGCTACATGCACATCTACGGGCGTAGACCGTCTACAAGAGTCCCTGCCATCCGCGGACGATCACGCTGATGTACAGGCAAGTTCGTGTAAGTTTCGCCGGTGGCCCACGAACATGACCATCGACTAGCCCGCTAAGTTGACGTTACAGGGTGTGCACAGGCGACACACGATGTAACGGTCCCGTTACCTAATTAGGCAGCGAGAGCGAGATTGCTGTTTGAGGTAAAGCGATTAGCTTTGCCAGTTAAAGAAGTTCCGCGTGATTAACGTGTGCGCAGCCCCACGGCCCGCCGTACATGCTCGAACAACCCCCGTCGAATCCAAAACGCCCCCGCGTTTTGGGCCCAGCGCTGGCTTTCGCATGGACGGTTTACTACTAGAGCAATATTGCCAGCAATCCCTCATGTATATGATGTTTTAAGGTTCCTAGAGCCAAGTCGGTTCGGCAAGTGATTCAGCCGCGCCGACGTCTATAACTTTATCACGGCCCAGCGTGGACATCAACCAGATGTTCATACCACAACTGGACAACGATTTACAGTGCTGCCAATTACGCAATATCCCGCGAAACGACGAAACTGTTATATGTCGCAAACGCCTCATTCGTGGTGATACGACAACGTGTCCAAGCCTCGCGCTCAACCCTTTTGTCGATCTCGCAGTGCACGCTGAATCTCTCGGTTGGC
This window encodes:
- a CDS encoding FtsK/SpoIIIE domain-containing protein; its protein translation is MTPEQQEAEQRFNEQWDNVMRAFYLALYFMFRHIKHRWKVALSTLVVWSLCYAMIRYLPTLSWHIPAGVVLAALLVNIFISMRAEQGQVHVHPYAVEDALKACGLWDSTHYRRPRLLAHKTLPGGDIQLTFDASVPEDTWPAVESRFCGSFGIRKFRRVFRNSKNQINLVLASGQLRRPTTDVAKLVAYARQHHVVPMGEGFNGIETWDYITSPSLLICGMTGSGKSSLLRVILSLLVVQGCQIILVDGKAGVDYQPLLPYLAEPVAQDVEGSLPLFEGAWAEHSRRLTLLLETGFSSLAEAHGHGQLLDVADLFVVVDEYLIFSSGAKEKAMKEAGAKCLSIVEKLAVAGRASGVHLILSTQYGTTDVLGSQVKQQLFRVTGRLEDELASKTILSLPGAEAIPPTEKGHFVYRNGEELQHFFAYHVDDLHDILSYASRKDENVASTNG
- the istB gene encoding IS21-like element helper ATPase IstB; this encodes MLEQRIQHACEELGWSRLPEVLYQHAEQASKENISYLEFLDNLLQEELRAKYERIILTRTRFARLPFQKTLEEFDFTFQPSVDERRMRDLATMRFLSHQENVIFLGPPGVGKTHLAVALGLEAIRQRHSVYFTTANDLVESLEEAHEKGTIRRKLRQYTKPALLIVDEIGYRKMNNAAAHLFFQLVAERYEKGAMVLTSNKSYSEWGDIFGDNVLATAILDRILHHSTTVNIRGESFRIQEKKKAGFLHIGEDGKPMTR
- the istA gene encoding IS21 family transposase, yielding MVKNGEFFVIRDMHDKGMSVSQIAREVGRDRKTVRKWLRESAPGIYKRGTYKPKKIDPYREYVLQRMSEGCVNATVIFDEISEMGYDGGMTQLRVFMKPHRQAVEEKATTRFETLPGEQAQVDWGSFTVNWHGHRKRIYAFVMVLGYSRMMYLEFTENEKLETLMGCHVRAAAYFNGITATCLYDNMKTVVAGQDDRGKPIWNERFAAFAAHHGFKVRRCKPYRARTKGKVENGVKYVRRNFWPRVRTFTGLDDLNRQVRYWLDTVANVRVHGTTHQRPIDRFPEEQLLPMNTMPFESAERHLRKVPSDALVTYETNRYSVPYPLVGYMVEIQDERNGVIRFFHAGKLVAEHTKCTGKHQVSRNKKHFEGILAGGKQKVPQPIPRLIENPAPEVMRRPLSVYDRLLKEEVVR
- a CDS encoding ATP-binding protein, with protein sequence MALVLKLGFNLFIGEITVLALKMESLLLGIGESNIVIAKPDWDVFKAKFSENPQSNFEWLCYLLFCVEFRLPIGIFRYKNQSGIETNPVTQEDDVVGWQAKFYETTLSQHKADLIDMVKKSNRDYPDLTKIVFFTNQEWGQGRLHNDPQVKLDVEEAANKLNIDIEWRTASFFESPFVTTENQLISQYFFSLEKTVIDAITNMREHTEYLLSEIQTTISFDEHKIELDRDELLQNLITDIRQKSMIVLSGEGGVGKTAVIKNLYNVLNDTIPFYMLKANQFDISNIDLLFWGSNLNDFIKAHKDDSEKIFVVDSAEKLVDLNETNPFRRFLSVMIQNEWTLVFTVRSQYLIDLDVLFIDNYQLAPLKFHIDKLSREDLNCIAEEYNFSLPNDYRLLELITNPFYLNEYLKFYTEGDNIGYLKFKELLWNKVIRKAKPSREQCFLQIAFKRANENQFFMTLDSNNSSLESLVEDGILGYQTAGYFITHDIYEEWALERIIESEYIKKESNFNFIQRIGDSLAIRRSFRNWISEKLFLEVDSSKEFVEELIEDDSVASFWKDEAVISVLLCDYSEYFFNSLNRMFLGEHQKLLQRISFLLRIACKEVDNDFFKQMGMKNVDLLSAKYIFTSPKGSGWNGFIKFVYEHLDEIGLENIRFVLPIVHDWSSKFRQGETTRLSGLIALKYYFWLVQRDIHIARSEDTRDKILETILYCTGEIKTELISIFDEVLANKSKDHSSPHYGLIETILTKSFISVEVMKVLPDYVLKLGDLFWFRSCEEIDSFQWSSGVEQYFCIDDQLDSYSPASAYQTPIYWLLQIAFSQTVNFILDFTNKTVECFAKSEFARNEVTTTELYIEDKVYKQYICGRLWNMYRGTEVAPDVLESMHMALEKVLLEAAKNIDAEVLQNWLLYLLKNSKSASITAIVVSVVLAYPGKTFNVAIDLFKSKDLFFHDTQRMIHDQTAKLNYSIGYGVNSNSKLHQDERIGTCSDKHRAKSLENVALEYQFFRTEEVSEEESAQRLQTIWDVFDTHYADLSETSSENERTKTWKLYLARMDRRKMNPTLEEKDGAILISFNPELEPEVREYSEASLKQSSDRMKYTELKLWAHYRIRHEEQYKQYIRYEDNPTLALAESRDIIAEFEKTDDIGNKYDYEAFSSFNHSIPAEVCSVLIRDFANLLTDEDKAFCKETIVNAATSSFRPNYQYQISDGVESAISVLPILIREFPDESDIVKFILLMILFDRHSIGMYADFADFSVNAISKDLWNLSFEDANSILMGYLFLIPKYESIRTKLFEEMRRQSIYRVGQNELVQAFLNEYEMDIQKILDKEIRVHDLGCIGDIESEYLIVAFQLIPLGTNDVGHLQVAQDIISKFATDLMLDKSEDRISYSVQHDFLVKLSHLVLSCDEKYIPLYLAPFVDEKFTDSKIIAELFNQFILAEDSLRTINKFWAVWYFFYHKVIELTKVGEEENWYTGNILKSYLFASVRWKENATEWKTFGEDNKRFFKDITKERGYFPSTLYSLAKLLNGVGSSYLSAGLVWISEMLCNNGGLWKSELYTNTVYYLECILKKHIHENREDIRRRHKHKRDVLIILDFLVERGSVVGYMLRESIL